A genome region from Alkalimarinus coralli includes the following:
- the pgeF gene encoding peptidoglycan editing factor PgeF: protein MTLDESFIVPEWPLPENVRALCTTRLGGQSLPPFDSFNLGTHVGDSPNHVQQNRSKLAAQCGLSQNSLQWLNQVHGNRVCEAQVDGIVREADASFARVRETACVIMTADCLPVLLSDKQGKQVAAIHAGWRSLCSGVIEATLSTFRQSSTVTAWLGPAIGPSAFEVGQDVVDAFTSASCGYAEATHKAFSPIEGQDGKWLADLYSLARIRLWSQGISDIYGGGHCTLTNATQFYSYRRNGVTGRMASLIWMT from the coding sequence ATGACTCTTGATGAGTCGTTTATTGTGCCAGAGTGGCCATTGCCTGAAAATGTACGGGCGCTCTGCACAACACGTCTTGGAGGACAAAGCCTTCCCCCATTTGATTCATTTAATTTAGGGACACATGTGGGTGATTCACCTAATCATGTTCAGCAAAATAGAAGCAAGCTGGCAGCGCAGTGCGGCTTGTCACAAAATAGCCTGCAGTGGTTAAACCAAGTGCACGGTAACCGTGTTTGTGAAGCTCAAGTTGACGGTATAGTGAGAGAGGCAGATGCAAGCTTCGCGAGAGTTCGAGAGACCGCCTGTGTGATTATGACGGCAGACTGTTTGCCGGTCTTGCTTTCTGACAAACAGGGCAAGCAGGTTGCGGCCATACATGCCGGGTGGCGGAGTCTTTGCTCCGGGGTGATTGAAGCAACGCTTTCCACTTTTCGGCAATCATCAACCGTTACCGCGTGGCTTGGGCCTGCTATTGGGCCGTCGGCGTTTGAGGTGGGGCAGGACGTGGTTGATGCGTTCACATCAGCTTCATGTGGATATGCCGAAGCAACCCACAAAGCCTTTTCGCCAATTGAGGGGCAAGATGGAAAGTGGCTGGCCGATCTTTATTCTCTAGCGCGTATTCGGTTATGGTCGCAGGGCATCAGCGACATTTATGGCGGTGGTCATTGCACCTTAACCAATGCCACTCAGTTCTATTCCTACCGACGTAATGGTGTTACCGGCCGGATGGCATCATTGATCTGGATGACTTGA